The Primulina eburnea isolate SZY01 chromosome 8, ASM2296580v1, whole genome shotgun sequence genome contains a region encoding:
- the LOC140839336 gene encoding uncharacterized protein, whose protein sequence is MEFLFNTVHYDADRRLTMAVLQLRDRAQRWWEATTNVLQQTGSQITWEVFRAKFLQEYAPPSYYSARESEFHRLVQGNMSVEEYARQLSALLTYVPHVAVSEKGKISKFLEGLDYQIHAMVMARSPTTYAEAVDKAIRIEAGLKRGRQPQAPQMPSGSSFFSAGTPSFPSQQSYQQQKQKQFRPKGKQFKKKYQSSSSSSSSSQSAIGGQYPVIYCDRCGGRHPTAQCSGVLGSFHTCGQSGHFARVCPNRAQGQMQPQQLPYARGSFPGGSSQRPFAPAPCYQQSSYPQVRGNVPQSFQGPQQARVYALTEDQAREAPGGVIAGDLSELAIPGLS, encoded by the exons ATGGAATTCTTGTTCAACACAGTACATTATGATGCTGATAGAAGGTTAACTATGGCAGTCCTCCAACTACGGGATCGTGCACAGCGTTGGTGGGAGGCTACTACAAATGTACTGCAGCAAACAGGTAGTCAGATTACTTGGGAGGTGTTTCGTGCTAAATTCCTCCAAGAATATGCTCCACCATCCTACTACTCAGCCAGAGAATCAGAATTTCATCGACTCGTTCAGGGCAACATGTCTGTGGAAGAATATGCTCGACAACTTTCTGCTCTTCTCACTTATGTACCACATGTGGCCGTGagtgaaaaaggaaaaatttcaaaatttttggaagGACTGGACTACCAAATACATGCTATGGTTATGGCTAGATCGCCTACGACTTATGCCGAAGCTGTTGATAAGGCGATTAGAATTGAAGCTGGATTGAAAAGGGGTAGACAACCACAGGCTCCACAAATGCCTAGTGGTAGTTCATTTTTTTCAGCAGGTACACCATCTTTTCCATCTCAGCAGTCATACCAACAGCAGaaacaaaaacaattcagaccaAAAGGAAAACAGTTTAAAAAGAAATACCAGTCCAGTTCCTCTAGTTCGAGCAGTTCGCAAAGTGCAATAGGTGGACAGTACCCCGTGATTTACTGTGATCgatgcggaggaagacatcctaCTGCACAGTGTAGTGGAGTATTGGGTTCATTTCATACTTGTGGTCAGTCAGGgcattttgccagagtttgtccgaACCGTGCACAGGGACAGATGCAGCCACAGCAGTTGCCTTATGCCAGAGGTAGTTTTCCAGGTGGCTCATCTCAGCGACCATTTGCTCCTGCACCGTGTTATCAGCAGTCTAGTTACCCACAGGTCAGGGGTAATGTGCCACAGTCTTTCCAAGGTCCTCAACAAGCTCGAGTatatgctttgaccgaggatcAGGCTAGAGAGGCTCCAGGCGGGGTGATCGCAG gTGATTTGTCTGAGTTGGCAATTCCAGGACTTTCTTGA